The Triticum aestivum cultivar Chinese Spring chromosome 3A, IWGSC CS RefSeq v2.1, whole genome shotgun sequence genome includes a region encoding these proteins:
- the LOC123063695 gene encoding ankyrin repeat-containing protein NPR4: MADNISTTSSLEGRHEELRMDQCLLEAATSGDSASMKAMASQDRSMLLSTTPAGNTCLHISSIHGHEAFCTDVVALEASLLTTVNLDRETPLLTAVKSGFVILASVLLRLYREWRLSKAILEKDIDGCNALHHAIRSGHRKLALELIEAEPALSTHVNRMNESPMYIAAMRNFTDISENLLEIPDSAHMGPWGQNTLQAAVKNGNAGLAKRIMETRPGLAKEADNNGCTPLSSAVYRGLVDMARVLLEHDCSLGYEVPSNGNPFLSCAAYEGHLDVAQELLKHCPDTPYRSTQDACWTSLHVAVYEDQVEFTEFILRTPQLRKLINMRDSNGKTALHLAVEKCNPKMVAALLSHDDIDTTVLDNKGVTPAWVLAHVIDHAKTLNWNEVSMLMVRADPRDANTLYNLHTHTKHKATLQSRKEAKSLTQTYTSNTSLVAILITTVTFAAAFTLPGGYSNDAGSEGLPIMSRKFAFQAFLISDVLAMCSSFAVAFICIIARWGDYEFLIYYISATKKLMWFAYVATTTAFSTGLYTVLAPHLHWLAIAICLVVALLPILTKLLGEWPVWKLRLRLGKAFNSDLLDMV; this comes from the exons ATGGCAGATAATATATCAACAACTAGTTCACTGGAAGGACGACATGAAGAGCTACGGATGGACCAATGCCTCCTGGAAGCAGCCACATCCGGTGATTCCGCATCAATGAAGGCCATGGCATCGCAGGATCGAAGCATGCTTCTTAGCACAACTCCAGCTGGGAACACCTGTCTTCACATATCGTCCATCCATGGCCATGAGGCATTTTGCACGGATGTGGTGGCCCTGGAGGCGTCTCTTCTCACTACAGTAAACTTGGATCGAGAGACGCCACTTCTCACGGCGGTGAAAAGTGGATTTGTCATCTTGGCTTCCGTTCTACTCCGATTGTACCGTGAATGGCGATTGAGCAAGGCAATCTTGGAAAAAGACATTGATGGCTGCAATGCACTGCACCATGCCATTCGGAGTGGCCACAGGAAGCTTGCGCTGGAGCTGATAGAAGCAGAGCCGGCTCTGTCGACACATGTGAATAGAATGAACGAGTCACCCATGTATATCGCAGCGATGAGGAATTTTACTGATATTTCAGAGAATTTACTTGAAATTCCTGATTCTGCTCATATGGGACCATGGGGCCAGAACACTCTGCAGGCTGCCGTGAAAAATGGAAACGCAG GTTTGGCTAAGAGAATTATGGAAACACGTCCTGGGCTGGCCAAAGAAGCCGATAACAATGGGTGTACTCCACTAAGTTCAGCTGTATACCGTGGCCTGGTTGACATGGCACGAGTATTGCTGGAACATGATTGCTCTTTAGGGTATGAGGTGCCAAGTAATGGTAATCCTTTCCTTAGTTGTGCTGCATATGAAGGTCACCTCGATGTTGCTCAAGAGCTTCTTAAACACTGTCCTGATACTCCTTACCGTTCAACACAAGATGCCTGTTGGACATCCCTCCATGTAGCTGTATACGAGGATCAAGTGGAGTTCACAGAATTCATTTTGAGGACCCCACAACTTCGGAAACTCATTAACATGCGAGACTCCAACGGTAAAACTGCTCTACATTTGGCAGTAGAGAAGTGCAATCCTAAAATGGTTGCTGCTTTGCTGTCTCACGATGATATAGACACAACTGTGCTTGATAACAAAGGTGTTACACCAGCTTGGGTATTAGCTCACGTCATTGATCATGCCAAGACTTTAAACTGG AATGAAGTGAGCATGCTTATGGTGAGAGCTGATCCCCGAGATGCCAACACTCTTTATAATCTTCACACCCATACCAAACACAAAGCGACCTTGCAATCAAGGAAGGAAGCGAAGTCACTAACTCAAACATACACAAGTAACACTTCGCTAGTGGCGATCCTCATCACGACAGTCACCTTTGCCGCTGCCTTCACCCTGCCTGGAGGATACAGCAATGACGCCGGAAGCGAGGGACTTCCCATCATGTCTAGGAAGTTTGCATTTCAGGCATTCTTGATTTCTGACGTCTTAGCAATGTGCTCCTCGTTTGCTGTCGCCTTCATATGCATCATAGCAAGGTGGGGAGATTATGAGTTCCTGATTTATTACATATCCGCCACTAAGAAGCTCATGTGGTTTGCATACGTGGCAACAACTACGGCTTTTTCAACTGGTTTGTACACGGTGCTGGCTCCACATCTCCATTGGTTGGCTATTGCAATTTGTCTTGTGGTAGCTTTGTTACCCATTCTCACGAAACTGTTGGGCGAATGGCCAGTTTGGAAGCTCAGATTACGGTTGGGTAAAGCTTTCAACTCAGACCTCCTTGACATGGTGTGA
- the LOC123063696 gene encoding uncharacterized protein isoform X1, which yields MARAHRASWSRERAWLSGGGAFGGGVSAVLHIGSLRRGLRVPWPGDPEVVGRQLQTAALLTGVEAGLRFGIRYGKRRLNVERTKCMQEIVCDCSGVPKRSNTRSCRCRCPAMIWLLRSKDNSCMAAAVEYE from the exons ATGGCTAGGGCGCATCGGGCTTCCTGGTCCAGGGAGCGGGCGTGGCTGTCGGGCGGAGGTGCGTTCGGTGGCGGTGTATCTGCAGTTCTGCACATCGGCTCCCTACGGCGCGGGCTGAGAGTGCCGTGGCCTGGTGACCCCGAGGTCGTCGGGCGGCAGCTGCAGACGGCAGCTCTTCTCACGGGCGTGGAGGCGGGGCTGAG GTTTGGAATTAGGTATGGAAAAAGGAGACTAAACGTTGAGAGAACAAAATGTATGCAGGAGATAGTCTGCGACTGCTCG GGGGTCCCAAAAAGAAGTAATACACGGTCTTGCCGGTGTAGGTGCCCAGCGATGATATGGTTGCTCCGGTCAAAAGACAACAGCTG CATGGCAGCTGCTGTCGAATATGAATGA
- the LOC123063696 gene encoding uncharacterized protein isoform X2, with product MARAHRASWSRERAWLSGGGAFGGGVSAVLHIGSLRRGLRVPWPGDPEVVGRQLQTAALLTGVEAGLRFGIRYGKRRLNVERTKCMQEIVCDCSGVPKRSNTRSCRCRCPAMIWLLRSKDNSW from the exons ATGGCTAGGGCGCATCGGGCTTCCTGGTCCAGGGAGCGGGCGTGGCTGTCGGGCGGAGGTGCGTTCGGTGGCGGTGTATCTGCAGTTCTGCACATCGGCTCCCTACGGCGCGGGCTGAGAGTGCCGTGGCCTGGTGACCCCGAGGTCGTCGGGCGGCAGCTGCAGACGGCAGCTCTTCTCACGGGCGTGGAGGCGGGGCTGAG GTTTGGAATTAGGTATGGAAAAAGGAGACTAAACGTTGAGAGAACAAAATGTATGCAGGAGATAGTCTGCGACTGCTCG GGGGTCCCAAAAAGAAGTAATACACGGTCTTGCCGGTGTAGGTGCCCAGCGATGATATGGTTGCTCCGGTCAAAAGACAACAGCTG GTAG